TCAGTATGAAGCCAATAGTGTCCCAGGGAAGGTTGTAAAACTATTCTCTTCCTACGCTGCAGTGACTGCAGTGCAATTTCCTTATGCGCAGCGTGCAATAAAAGGTTCATCCAAGCTCATAAGTATGGGTGGAAAGTTCACAAGCATAGATAAGCTAAGCTTAAGAGGGGAAGCTTATTCCTACTTCAATCTCTCGCCACAAGCTAAAACAATTCTGATTACGGGGGGATCTCAAGGTGCAGAAGCTATCAACGCTTGTGTTGCAGAGTCTTTTTGCAGCCGTCTTATGGAAGGTTGGCAAATTATTCATTTAGTGGGCGCCGCATCTTCTATAGAGAAATACAGTGAGGCCTACGCAAAAGCTAATGTAAGCGCTTGCGTAAAACATTTTGAACCTAGGATGGATTTGGCGCTTTCTGCGGCCGATTTTTTTATGGGACGTTCAGGCGCCGGTACAGTAGCAGAATTGTTGCAGACACATACACCCGCAATATTAATACCCTACCCTTATGCTACTGAAAACCATCAAAAGCATAACGCAGACTTTTTTGTCGACACCGTAGGAGGCGGTTCGCTCATCCTCCAGAATGAGTTAACCCCGCAAAAGCTTTATACTGCTTTTCTAGAGGGGAAAAAACAGTTAGAGCCCTGGGAAAATGCTATCAAAAATTATACTGCGCATATTAAATTACCTTCCTTGGAAACAGCAGCAAGAGAATTTCTAAAGTCGCTGCAGAAGTAATGTATATAAATACAAAGATGAATAAACACCTCGTATAGAGAATACTTATGACACAGCATACACATTTTATAGGCATTGCCGGCATAGGAATGAGCGCTATCGCCCGTATTTTACTCCAGCAAGGGAAAAAAGTTAGCGGCAGCGACACTTCGAAATCTCCTCTCAAACAATCCTTACGCGCACTTGGTGCAGAGATTTTTGATGAGCATGCAGAAAACAACGTTCCCGAACAGAGTATCGTAGTCTACACAAGCGATGTGAATGACAAACACATTGAGATGCAAGCCGCAAAAAAGAAGGAATGCATAATCATGCATAGGTCCGAGATCCTTGCAGAGATTTTTCATAGTGTTGACTATCCCTTAGCAGTTACCGGAACACATGGGAAGACGACGACAAGTTCATTACTCGCATGGGTCCTAGAGCAAGCACAACGACAGCCATACTATGCCCTAGGTGGGGTCTTAACAAGTGAAGAAGTTAATAGCAAAAAAGGGGAGGGCCCCTATTTTGTGATAGAAGCCGATGAAAGCGACGGGTCCTTCCTGCGCTATCGTCCTTTTGGGGCGATAGTAACTAACATTGACCTTGACCATATGAATTATTATCAGACGGAAGATAAACTCATAGAAGCTTTTAAGCAGTTTACCGACCAGGTCCGCTCTCCCCAACACCTGGTCTGGTGTGGTGATGACACCCGCTTATTAGATCTTGACCTAAGTGGAATTTGCTATGGATTTGGTGAACAGTGCGACGCTATCCTGTCAAATTACCGTCAAAATGAATGGAGCAGCTTCTTTGATCTATCGTGGGAAGGAAAATCATTCCCTTCTATTGAAGTTGCATTGCCGGGCAAACACATGGCGCTCAATGCGGCGGGTGTCTTCATCTTATGTATTCAATTGGGCTTAGATGAAAAAGCGATCCGCCGCGGTTTATCTAGTTTTAAAGGTGTAAATCGCCGCAGTCAGAAGGTTCCCAGCGATCCGACCGTAACCGTCATCGATGATTATGCCCACCATCCTGCTGAAGTCGATTCTACTTTGCAGGGAATAAGGGAAGCTATAGGCGATGCCCGGTTAACAGCAGTATTCCAGCCGCATAGGTATAGCCGGCTCGCTTCTTTGGTTGAGGAGCTGCCACAATTGTACCGATCATTTTTAGCTGCAGACCAGATTGTTGTTACTGATATTTATGCAGCCGGTGAAAAGCCTATTCAAGGTATTGATGAGCAGCTGGTTCTCAACGCATTGAAAAAAGAGCTAGGCTCAAAAGTCAAATACATCTCCAAAGATCAACTTGTACAACAACTTAGTGAATTTGCACGGCCTATGGATGTTTTTGTGTGTCTTGGAGCAGGCGATATCACTCATATTGCTCACGCTCTTGGTAAAAAGCTCTTAGAAAATCCTCCGCAAAAATGGCGTGTGGGTGTCGCTTTTGGCGGACCTTCCTCTGAACACGATGTTTCTGTTAATTCAGCACAATTTGTATTTAAACACCTTGACCCGCAGTTGTTTGAAGCAGAGTCTTTCCACGTTTCTAAAGGCGGGGAGTGGAACGCAGCTAAGTCTATTACTGATGACGCTAGCGAAACAACAGTATTTTCAAGTAAGCCTATCGCACACGATGTCTTAGATAAACTTTTCGGGTGCGATGTGTTCTTTCCGGTAATGCATGGAACATTCGGCGAGGATGGAATTGTCCAAGGCTTTTTTGAAGCTCTTGGAAGACCTTATGTCGGCTGCAATCACAGAGCTTCAGCCGTCTGCATGGACAAGGTTATGTCAAAGAAGCTGGCCGCTTTCCACGGCCTTAAAGTCGTACCGTTCGTACACGTGACAGAGCATTCTTGGATCCAGGATAATGAGGCTATTCTAGAAGAAATTCTTGGAAACATTGACTTCCCTCTGATTGTTAAGCCTAGCCATATTGGATCTAGTATCAACGTCAACGAAGCTTTAAACCGTGATCAGTTAAAGGAATACATAGAAAAAGCATTCAAATCCGATACCGATGTTGTCGTAGAAAGCAGGCTGAAGGTGAGGGATATAGAATTTGCCGTCTTTGGGGATGCACCCACAGCCGTCTATCCTCCGGGTGAAGTTTGCACCAACGGAAAAATATACTCCTACGAAGATAAAGTGGGTCCAAATGGTCCAAAAATCACTGCCAAAGCAGTCTTGCCTGATGATATGATTAAAAAAGGATGCGAACTTGCCGCCATTGCATATAAAGCATGTCATTGCCAAGGAATGGCTCGAGTGGATTTCTTATTAGATGAAGAAGGTAACTTCTGGTTCAATGAGATCAATCCTATCCCTGGCATGACCTCTATAAGCCTTTATCCACAGATTTGCGAACAAAACGGCCTGCCTCCAAAAGAATTGATCAAGTCACTCATTGTCAATGCATTTGCACGCAGTAGAAAACAGAAAGAAAAATGGCAGTTCCAACCCAATCCACTGTTGGCATGAGCATCAGAAAGGCTTTCACGTTCATCATTTGCGTGACATTGGCCATATCAGGCACAACCGCCTGTTGGTTATTCCTAAATTATTATCTGACGCAGAAGCGTTCTCAAGACCCGGACTACCAAGTCCGGGCGCTTGTGCAGCGGGCAAATGGCAAATACAATCTACCTACTTCCGCATTAATTGAGCTTTTAGGCTTAAGTATAGATAAGCCCATAAATTTATATTACTTTGATACGGCGAAGGCGTCCAACAGCCTGGCTACATTAGGCATATTCAAAGTGGTAAATATCTCTAAATCTTTTCCAGAAACTCTAGTCGTTGAATACGAACTAAGGGAACCCATCGCCTATTTAGATGATATCAGCAATACCGCGATAGATAACAATTTCATCGCCTTTCCATTTTTCCCCTACTATACCCCCAAAAAGATGCCCATCGTCAGATTGAATAAGGATGATTTGAAATGGAATACTTCTGTCATTGAAGATGAAAATGCTGAACTAGTAAAACGGGTTTTTACTCAGATCGAGTCATTTGAAATTCCATCAGAAAAAATTAGCTGGATCGATGTCTCTTCAATGTTAAATAATAACCACCCCTTTCAAGAAATCATTTTGGGCATCGAAACCCAAAATAATAAAAAATGGTTAAGGCTTAAAGCTGCTGATCTTTCCACCCATCTTAACCGCTACGCAAAACTCTATCCTTATATCCAACAATGGGAAAAAAATAGAGAAGGGCAGCCGACTATCATTGACTTGCGTTTCTCAGACCTTCTGCTTCTCTCGCAAAAATAACCCCCAATGAATTTACAAGGATGCCGATGCATGTATTATTGATAATGCAAACTGTATGAGGTGGTTTATGGAAAATGTTAAAAGAGTGCTTTGAAAGAATTCCTCTCATTTGTTATACAAGTACATTGTTGAGAGGTCATTCTGAGGTTAAAATGACAAAGTTTGTTGAAATGAGCTGGTCTTGCGGAAGTATCGATGAAGCGCGTAAAGTTGCACGGTATCTAGTCCAAGAAAGATTAGTGGCTAACGCACAAATAGTCCCCTGGATTGAATCTATCTATATGTTGAATAATCAGCTTGAAACAGCTCAAGAATCTAAAGTCTATTTTAAAACTCGACATAGCCTCATCGATAAAGTTACTCAAGTCATTATCGAAAATAGCTCTTATCAAGTTCCTGAAATCCTATTTTCTTCTATAGAAGGGGGGAATGACGACTTCCTTCATTGGTTGGAGGCTAGCATTCAAGATTATTCCAACGTTTCTCCCACATCAAAAAACACTAATTAACACAACTTAAGTCGCACCATGAAAGAATTTATTGAATATATTGTAAGAAATCTTGTTGACCATCCCGATAAAGTCGATGTGCGTTGTTTCGACGGCGAGAAAGGGCTCATTGTTGAAATTAGAGTTGCTCAAGAAGAGGTCGGTAAAGTTGTAGGCTCGCGTGGTGTTACAATCAATGCAATAAGGACAATCGCTATGACTATTTGTGCAAGATTAGGGCGCAGAGTGCGCGTAGAATTAGTGCAATAAAATTTAAATTACTAAAGATTAGTTCTTTATACTTTTTTTAGATTGTTAGGCTTGTCAAAAAATATTTTTTTGATAAAGTGGCATTTAGGGCTGAATTAATTTTTTGCCCTAAATATAGGCGCGCTCACCCTGTAAAATTCACTCACTCTGCGCCAAAAAATTAACACTCTGATTAAGGTAGTACCATGGTCGCCCTAAATAAAGTTGTTATAGCAGGACGCTTGACACGTAAGCCAGAACTAAGAAAAACTCCTAATGGCATAGCTGTTACCGATCTATTGGTAGCTATCAATAGAGAGTTTGTTAATCAAAATGGTTCAAAACAACAAGAAGTATGCTTTGTTGATGTGGTCGTTTGGGGTAAACAAGCTGAATTCTGTACTCAATATCTTGATTGTTCCTCAGCTGTTCTCGTGGAAGGCCGTTTGCAATTAGACGTCTGGTATGCAAAAGATGGCGAAAAACGATGCAAGCTCCGCGTTGCCGCTGAAAGAGTCCAATTCCTCGATAAAAAACTCCCTGTTGAAAAAATTTCTGAGTCCATGATAGGTGCTAGTTGATGTAATAACTGAGAATACGTTAGGATGCAGATATACACTAGTGTGTAAAATCAACTATGAAATCTTTAAAAATAGCTTTCATATAGTTCTACATCAATTTGCGCTGACAAGTGTATAACTTCACCAAAGCATCGAGGATATTATGACGACCAATCAGGGCATAGCAGGGCTAAAAGAAGAAGTGAAAAATGGAGTTCTGGTACTCAAAGTATCCGGCAGGTTGGATGCCATTACCACCCCCTCCATTGAAAGAAAAATCTTTGAACATATCCACCATGGCCATAATAAAATCCTGATTGACTTTTCCGAGCTCGATTATCTGAGTAGTGCAGGCATGCGCATGCTCCTATCCATCACAAAAAAACTGAAGAATGTAGGCAAAATCATCCTATGTTCAGTTAACGATAACGTTTTGGATGTATTAAAGATGTCAGGCTTCGACCGTGTTCTCGATATTGAAAATACAGAAGAAAATGCATTGCGCAAATATTAACCTATAGATATCGCAGGATGCATTGTGAGTGGTGACTGTACTCTTGAAAAAAAAGAAATCGAAAAGTTGTTCTTTGGATTTACAATCGAAGCCCAAAAACAGTTAAGCCGAACATTTTATCAACCCAAAAAAAAAGTTGTAGTGATTGCCGGCCCCACCGGCTGTGGAAAGTCTGCATTCTCTATTCCCCTGGCACAGGAAGTCAATGGCGAAATCATCTCCGCCGACTCCATGCAAATCTACCGTGGTATGGATATTGGCACAGCCAAAGCCACTCAGGAAATGCGCGATGCTGTACCACATCACCTCATCGATATCCGTCCCATCAATGAACCTTTTAATGTCGTAGATTTCTATTTTGAAGCTAGGCACTGCTGTCAAATCATCCAAGCAAGAGAATGCGTTCCTATCATTGTAGGCGGTTCAGGATTCTACCTCCACTCATTAATGTTCGGGCCTCCTAATGGGCCGCCTTCCGTTCCGGAGCTTCGTCAGTCTTTGGAGGAAGAAATCGAAATCCAAGGAGCTGAAATATTGTTTCAAAGGCTGAAACAGCTTGATCCTCAATATGCCGCTACCATTACAAAAAATGATAAACAGAAAATTGTCCGCGCCCTGGAAATTATCTCGCTCACAGGCAAAAAAGTGAGCCAGCTTTCCTGGAAAGGGAGGAAGACGCCCCAGAATTACGACTTCCGCTGCTGGTTTCTCCACCGCCCGCGCGATTCTCTGTATAGCATCATCGATAAGCGCTGTGAAGAAATGATCGAAAATGGTCTCTTGCTAGAGGTTGAAAGGCTTGTCGACGAGGGACTGCTTGAAAATTCTTCTGCCTGCCAAGCCATTGGATACAGGCAGGCCCTGGATTACTTCCGTTCAGCTAAAACCAAACAAGATTTTGATAAATTCGTCGATGAGTTTAAAAAAGCATCCCGCCGTTATGCAAAAAGACAGTTCACCTGGTTCAGGCACGAACCGGCTTACCGTTGGCTGGATATGGATATGTTGGACCAAGAGACAGCCCTTGAAATCGTTATTAAAGACCTAAAAGAATAACTTTAACGATTTCTGATTTGGAGAAAAATTGCCGTTATTGTAGAGGAAACCTTTACGAAAAAACAATTTTAGTATATTCTCTTTCTTTAAATGCTGATTTTACCCTAATGCGTTTCAACTTCACATTAAATTATTTTCAATTTGCCTAAGAGAGTGTCAGAAAAAACCTCTAGTGGCATACGAAACAACCTAAAAGTAAGTAGTTGCTAAAAATGAATTATAATCCTAACACTAACTCCCAGGAACTCCTAGAAGCGGACCCATTAGCCGCTGATAACCCCTTTGAAAATGAGATAATCGAAGAAAATGAGATAATCGCAGAGGAAGAAAGGCTCCCCATGGAAGATGAAAGTACCCAAGATATAAAAAACGAATCCAGCAAATTGCAAGAAAAAACGACACTCCCTTCTTTTGGAGACGACTCAGTTTCTTCTGATCAGAAAATTTCCAATGCCCTGGATTTTATGGAAAAAGCCCTTTCTCAATCAGGATCACCCCACTTTAAAGAGTTTTGGGAAGCAAGAAAGGTTTGTCTAGAGTTATTTAAAGATAACATACCTCCTCCAGCGCGTGCTTATCTTTGGGGAAAATATTGTGAACTATCCCGTGAAGCTCGTAAGCTTAAAGAAATCCTTGACGAGCAGACAGCCTTCGCCGTTGAACAAATTGAAATCGCGGTAAAAGCCCTAGAAGATGAAATTATTAACGAAGACGAAGTTCTTGCAAAAGCACCTACAGTGGTTTTCGAAAACGCACCACGCTTTTTCCATGACCATATCGAAAAATATTCGCTCATCCAAAAACGTTTAGGAATTCTTAACGCACATGCGTCCCGTATCAACGTATTGCGTAAAGAACTCATTAAAACAGAAATGCGCATCCGTCTAAAAAACAAGTTCTTCCAACGTCTTTCCGCAGCAGGCGACAAGGTATTTCCTGTAAGAAAGGAACTCATCAGACAAAATAGTAACACCTTCATTGAAGACGTTAACGCCTTTATCGCAACTCATTTCCCCAATAATACACCTGATGGCGATCTTTATGAGTTGAGAGAAGAAATTAAAGCTCTTCAAAATGTTGCAAAACAACTCACTTTGAATACACACGCTTTCATGCATAGCCGTCAAACCCTTAGCCAAAGCTGGGACGCGCTGAAAGAAGTGGAAAAAGAACGCAAAAAAGTACGCACACAACAAAAAGTTGTCTACAAACAGCATCAAGATGAACTAGAAGCATTGATTAATACAGCTGCAACACAACTGGCCGCCAACGAAATCACCGTTGACGATGCACGCCAACAGCTGGAAAACATCAGCAATATAATGCGTAAAACTGAGTTAGGCCGCGATGAAGTTAAATACTTGCGTGAAGCTCTACTCAAACTACGCGAACCTATCGAATCGAAAGAAAAACAAATTCATCACGAAAGAAATCTTGAACAACAGCAAAGAACGGCTCAGCGTCAAGAGAAGATACAAGCTCTGAAAAACAAACTCCAAGAAGCTGTTTCAACAATTGACTCTTTAACTGTTGAAAATGCTTCCACAAGTTATCAAGAGCTTAATCGTGAAGCTGACCTGCTCCATTTGTCCCGCAATGAAAAATCTCAGATAGAGAAGCTTTTCCGCGAGTTCAAAGAGAAAATTTCACACAAAAAAGACCAGGCCATTTTCGCTCTTGCAGAGAACGAAGGTGGATCCGAAGATTTAGCCACTATCAAAGCTGACCTTAAGAAACTGCGCGAATACCGCCAGGTGATTAAAGAAAACCTTGATAACTTGAAAAAACAATCCGGTGGCTCAGGCTTCGATATCTCTAAAGCAATTGAAATCAACGAGCAAATCGTCGTTGAAAAAGAACGTGATGAAAAAGCTAAAACAGCAATCGCTGA
The Parachlamydiales bacterium genome window above contains:
- a CDS encoding UDP-N-acetylglucosamine--N-acetylmuramyl-(pentapeptide) pyrophosphoryl-undecaprenol N-acetylglucosamine transferase, translating into MREKIIIAAGGTGGHLYPAMRIAESLSDYDILFMGGGLNTSKYFDREKHAFLSIEASPWKGFSLKSLWDLTKGNLTGLFQARKAIKSFNPLAILGFGSFHTLPIMAAAKLCRTPLFQYEANSVPGKVVKLFSSYAAVTAVQFPYAQRAIKGSSKLISMGGKFTSIDKLSLRGEAYSYFNLSPQAKTILITGGSQGAEAINACVAESFCSRLMEGWQIIHLVGAASSIEKYSEAYAKANVSACVKHFEPRMDLALSAADFFMGRSGAGTVAELLQTHTPAILIPYPYATENHQKHNADFFVDTVGGGSLILQNELTPQKLYTAFLEGKKQLEPWENAIKNYTAHIKLPSLETAAREFLKSLQK
- the murC gene encoding UDP-N-acetylmuramate--L-alanine ligase; translated protein: MTQHTHFIGIAGIGMSAIARILLQQGKKVSGSDTSKSPLKQSLRALGAEIFDEHAENNVPEQSIVVYTSDVNDKHIEMQAAKKKECIIMHRSEILAEIFHSVDYPLAVTGTHGKTTTSSLLAWVLEQAQRQPYYALGGVLTSEEVNSKKGEGPYFVIEADESDGSFLRYRPFGAIVTNIDLDHMNYYQTEDKLIEAFKQFTDQVRSPQHLVWCGDDTRLLDLDLSGICYGFGEQCDAILSNYRQNEWSSFFDLSWEGKSFPSIEVALPGKHMALNAAGVFILCIQLGLDEKAIRRGLSSFKGVNRRSQKVPSDPTVTVIDDYAHHPAEVDSTLQGIREAIGDARLTAVFQPHRYSRLASLVEELPQLYRSFLAADQIVVTDIYAAGEKPIQGIDEQLVLNALKKELGSKVKYISKDQLVQQLSEFARPMDVFVCLGAGDITHIAHALGKKLLENPPQKWRVGVAFGGPSSEHDVSVNSAQFVFKHLDPQLFEAESFHVSKGGEWNAAKSITDDASETTVFSSKPIAHDVLDKLFGCDVFFPVMHGTFGEDGIVQGFFEALGRPYVGCNHRASAVCMDKVMSKKLAAFHGLKVVPFVHVTEHSWIQDNEAILEEILGNIDFPLIVKPSHIGSSINVNEALNRDQLKEYIEKAFKSDTDVVVESRLKVRDIEFAVFGDAPTAVYPPGEVCTNGKIYSYEDKVGPNGPKITAKAVLPDDMIKKGCELAAIAYKACHCQGMARVDFLLDEEGNFWFNEINPIPGMTSISLYPQICEQNGLPPKELIKSLIVNAFARSRKQKEKWQFQPNPLLA
- the cutA gene encoding divalent-cation tolerance protein CutA; translation: MTKFVEMSWSCGSIDEARKVARYLVQERLVANAQIVPWIESIYMLNNQLETAQESKVYFKTRHSLIDKVTQVIIENSSYQVPEILFSSIEGGNDDFLHWLEASIQDYSNVSPTSKNTN
- a CDS encoding KH domain-containing protein encodes the protein MKEFIEYIVRNLVDHPDKVDVRCFDGEKGLIVEIRVAQEEVGKVVGSRGVTINAIRTIAMTICARLGRRVRVELVQ
- the ssb gene encoding single-stranded DNA-binding protein; translated protein: MVALNKVVIAGRLTRKPELRKTPNGIAVTDLLVAINREFVNQNGSKQQEVCFVDVVVWGKQAEFCTQYLDCSSAVLVEGRLQLDVWYAKDGEKRCKLRVAAERVQFLDKKLPVEKISESMIGAS
- a CDS encoding STAS domain-containing protein, which encodes MTTNQGIAGLKEEVKNGVLVLKVSGRLDAITTPSIERKIFEHIHHGHNKILIDFSELDYLSSAGMRMLLSITKKLKNVGKIILCSVNDNVLDVLKMSGFDRVLDIENTEENALRKY
- the miaA gene encoding tRNA (adenosine(37)-N6)-dimethylallyltransferase MiaA; its protein translation is MSGDCTLEKKEIEKLFFGFTIEAQKQLSRTFYQPKKKVVVIAGPTGCGKSAFSIPLAQEVNGEIISADSMQIYRGMDIGTAKATQEMRDAVPHHLIDIRPINEPFNVVDFYFEARHCCQIIQARECVPIIVGGSGFYLHSLMFGPPNGPPSVPELRQSLEEEIEIQGAEILFQRLKQLDPQYAATITKNDKQKIVRALEIISLTGKKVSQLSWKGRKTPQNYDFRCWFLHRPRDSLYSIIDKRCEEMIENGLLLEVERLVDEGLLENSSACQAIGYRQALDYFRSAKTKQDFDKFVDEFKKASRRYAKRQFTWFRHEPAYRWLDMDMLDQETALEIVIKDLKE